The Roseimicrobium gellanilyticum sequence GCGAGGCGGGGTTCCTCAAGCGCGAACAGCAGGGCACCAGCGCCCGGTATTCCATTGGAGATCCCATGGTCATGAAACTCTGTAACCTAGTATGCGACGGCCTGAACAAGCGCGCCCTCGCTGCGGTGGAGATGTACACCATCTGAGTCTCCCATTCGCCAGAACCGAAGGAACCTGGAGATGCGTCAGGCTCGATGAATCACTGACGTTTGCATTTTCCGCGGATAGACCGGCCTTCAACGCCCATTCGGGCTCGCCGGTCTCGCCTCTATGGCTCCGTCTTTGCCACTGGGCCATTTGGCGCCTTCCTCGATCCACCGGCGGATAAATTTAATTTCGTCCTTTGGCAGACGGTGTGCAGTAGCCGGCATCGCCTTTCTTTCGCTCGGAGGAAGGGTGAGAGTCAGGTAAAGGGGACTTTTCTCCGGGTCATTCGGAACGATCACGGGCCCATTCTTTCGCTTTTTCATGGCCAGCTCTCGATTCTGCAGATTCAGTTCGCCAAGGAGCGTTTGAGAGTTGTGACACATGATGCATCGATCCGCGAAGATCGGCTTGATCTGCCTGGCAAAGTCAACAGGAGGCTCGGCGGCGGATAGAGTACCGAACAAGAGAAGCAAGGTGGCAGTAATTGCTTTCATAGGAATCACCTCTTTTGGGGTTCAACTCAAAGTACTATTCTTTAACATCATGGCGCAACACACGGTGAAATGGCTGTGCATCAATTGTCATAGCCCAAGCTGTCTTTGCTTTTTAGAAAACGGCAACCCACGAGAGGTTCAGACGGATGAACACCCTTTCACCCTTTACCTCAACATCACGCACTAGAACATGGCCAAATGGTTTGGGGGAGACGCCGATTTGGCCACGTTGCTCACCCAGGGCCGTGTCACTAGTTGCAGCACTTCGTCTTCTTTGACTTGAAGACCGCGATGTTTGTGACGTCACCGACGTTCCTGGTGGGCACTGCCGCACCACCTTTTCCGCTGGGGTTGGCAATGTAATGAGAAGGCCCGGTGACCGCCGTAGAGATCTTGGGTGCAGGGTTGTCCGGCACGACCGCGATGAGTTGCCCCTTGCTGTTGTAGACGGGTTTTGTGTCCCCCGCTTCCGCTATCAGCGGAAGTCCCATGGACAGGAGACACGCGGCCAGGATATAAAATGTTGGTTTCATGTTCGTTCTGGTTTGGAGTTCAGGCCTAAGACGGCCACTATTATTCTTAACTATGTGGGCGAGGTGATCGCTTCGTATTTTGGCAACTACCCTCCGAATCTTGATTTGCGCATTACGCCGTTCCCCTACTTGATGAAGGAGGGATCTGCCATCGCCCCGTCAACAGCCAGGAGGCCATCCCTGCCTCCTCGGTTGGCCCTCTGAAATCCCGGGCAAAAAATGCACAGTAATTCGGTAGGGATGCGGAGCGGCCAAATGCGGTCTCTGCCATCATTTCTCAAACCATAGGCCTCGTGACCTTTTCGCGGCTTAGAACGTGGACCCACAATTTGAACCGCTCCGATGGAGCACCTCCAGCCATCACAAGCAGCGGCCAAGCCAAACAACAAACACTAAACGACACCACACCATGAATACGAGATCACTTATTTCCCTGCTGCTCTCCCTGGCTGCGGCCTTCGGCCTCGCATCCTGTCAGACCACCACCGGCAGCAATGAACCCACGGAAGCCGTCACCTGCTCCAAGTGTCAGATGGTGGCTTACAAAAAAGTCGGCTTCGGCATCAACAAGCAGATCGAGGTGCTGAGTGGCAAGACCATGACATGCCCGGAATGCAAGTCGATCGCGCAGAACTTCTTCAGCAAGTCCGCCTCACTCAAGCACACCTGCTCGGCATGCGGCGGCGAACTGGCCCACTGCGTGGCGCATTGAAGTCCGAAGCGCTGCTTTGCAGTCCCGCAGCCGTGCCCCGGGCAAGACGACGGTGCCCATTGTGGTCGCCGTCGTCATTACCTTTCACAGGTGAGCGTCCGAATTCTTGCAGAGACGCACGCACGTAAATGATCTTACCGAGCACTCCTCGGGGGCACTTCGACGGTTTCTCGCGAACCCCATGGAGGTCCTCGTGCAACTGTAGCCATCTCCGTGTCATATATCTCTGAAGCCCCCATCTATCGGTGATGGCTTTACTTCCACTATGTCCAGACCCCGCTACTACGTACCCTGTATCTCGCGGAACCTGGTCTGTGCTCTCTACCATGAAGCGCGTCATCGCCGCAAACCGATGACGCGCCTTGTGGATGAACTGCTCACCACGGCCCTCCGGGGCACAGCGGGATGGCAGTTGGCCCAGGCACAAGCACAGACCTCATCCGTGATTCCAGAGCATCCAGACGACGCTGATATCGCTTCCGTGCGGTAGTCAGTCCCCCACCTTTCATCCCTAGCCTCCGAACCCGGCCCTAAGCCGGGTTTTGTCGTTTCTGGGCGGAGGGTTCATCCCCACTAACCCAATCGAAAGGAAACCAACCTCATGGCAGTTAAACTGTCCGCCAACTACAGCAAAAAACTCGGCCTGCCCGGCTTCAGCTCTCACAGCTTCAGCGCCTCTGTTGAAGTGGAACTCACCGACCTCTCCCAAGTGGAGGCCCAGTGCCAGAAGCTCTACCAGCTTCTTCAGCAATCCGTCGACCATGAGATCCAGCAGGTCGGCTTTGTTCCCGGGGAGTTCTATGGCATCAACGCCGTGGACCAGTCCGGGAACAACGGCCACCGAACCCAGCATGCCAATTGTCATACAAACGGCCACGCCCAGAATGGGAGCGGTCGTGGATACAATGTCAACGGTCACTCCCGGGCCAGTAACGGCAATGGTGGTGGCGAACGCTGGAACTGCACTGACGGCCAGCGCGGGTTCATCCTTCGTCTGGTCAACGAGCATAATCTCGACAAGCAGGAGGTCGAAGATCTGGCCCGCCAGTTCTTCGGCACCGGTGTTCGGGAGCTCAACAAGATGCAGGCCTCCCAGCTCCTCGACGAACTCCTCGCAAAGGTGGGTCAGCCCCGGCAGACCCGCCATCGCAGGCAGCCGTCGTCATCCCAACCCCAACCTGCTGTCGCATCATGAGCGCCCGCACCACCAATGCCGCTACGACTGCTTCCACACCGGGGGCAGGCGCACGGAGCGAGAAGGAAATCATTGCCGAGCTCTTGCAGACAGTGTCGGCTTCGCGGCTGACCCTGTTCCTGCAGTGCCGACTCAAGTTCTTCTTTCGTTACGTGCTGTCTATCCCCAAGCCCAAGGCACCAGCCCTGCATGTCGGCAACGCCGTGCATGCCGCGCTCAAAGCTCGTAACCGAGCCCGCTGGCTCCAGCAGCCCCTCTCGCTTAAAGCGCTTCACGACTCATACTCTGCGGCGTGGACGGATGAGAGCGAGGGCAAGGTGGACTGGGCAGGTGCCGAAGCTGAGGAGAAGGCCATCGGCTGGCGCCTGTTCGAAACATACCTCCGGGAGCATCCACTCCCGGAGGATCTCAAGCCGGATGCGATCGAAGTGTCCATCGAGGCAGACCTGCGCGAGCACGGTCTGCCTCGTCTGGTGGGCATCCTCGATCTCGTCCTGCAAAGCCGCATCATCGACTACAAGACCTCGTCCACTACCCCCAACCCGGAAAGGGTGGCTCACACCCACGAAGTGCAGACCAGTGGCTACGCCGTGTTGTACCGGCACAACACCGGGCAGCGCGAACTGGGGCTGGAACTGCATCACCTGGTCAAACTCAAGAACCCCAAGGTGGTGGTCACCCTCATGCCACCCATGAGTGACGAACAACAAACCCGGTTGTTCCATCTCATGGACGCCTACCAGACCGGCCTGCAGCGTGGTGACTTCGTTCCCTCACCGGGGATGCAGTGCGCCTGCTGTGAGTTCTTCAACGAGTGCCGGCGCTGGAAGTAGCGAACGACCATCCACCTCAACCAACAAGCGACCCGCACGCCTTTCCGGTGTGCGGGTCGCTCTGTTTTCACCCCGAAACCCAAACTCCAACCCCCAACAGAAAGGACTCCACTCATGGAAAGCATCTCCCTCTACTACCGCGAAGGCGCTTCTGACAAAGTGTACGAAGCCTCCATTGTGCCCAAGGGCGACGGATACGTTGTCACCTTCGCCTACGGCCGTCGCGGCTCGACCCTCAATGCGGGCACCAAGACGCCGACACCCCTCGGCTACGACGAAGCCAAGCGCACCTTCGACAAGCTGGTGCGCGAGAAAACAGCCAAAGGATATCAGGTAGCTGCAGGCGGCGGCAGCGTGAGCGCCGCCGCCCTCCCGGCAAACGCCAAGGCACCTACAGGTATTCACTGCCAACTCCTCAATCCCGTTGAGGAGGAAAAAGTCCAGAAACTCCTCTCCCACCCCGACTGGTGGCTGCAGGAGAAGATCGATGGCCGCCGCCTCCTCATCCGCAAAGAAGGCTCCACCATCACCGGCATCAATCGCCTCGGCCAGGAAACCGCTCTTCCCCAAACCATGGTGGAGAGCGCCCTGACCTGCACCGCCGACTTCATCCTTGATGGAGAAGGTGTGGGGGATGTGCTCCACGTGTTCGATGCCCTGAGCCTCCACGGCGGGGATCTACGCCATGTGGGCTTTGCCGAGCGCTTCGTTCGTCTGAGCAAGTTCCTCAAGGTCTCCATTCCTCCGCACTTCAAGCTCGTGAACGTCGCCTGCCAGCTCAACGCCAAGCAGGAAACGTTCACGCGGCTTCAGCGCGAGCATCGCGAAGGGGCGGTCTTCAAGCACATGATGGCTCCGTACACTCCGGGCCGTCCTGCCTCAGGAGGAATGCAGCTCAAGCACAAGTTCTGCGAGACAGCCTCCTTCATCGTCACCAAGCCCAATCCCAAGCGCAGCGTATCCTTACTCCTCTTTGATGGAGACCGGGTGGTGCCCGCGGGCAACGTAACCATTCCACCCAACCACGATGTCCCGGCTCCGGGCACTATTGTGGACTGCCGCTACCTGTACGCCTTCCGCGAGTCCGGCTCCATCTACCAGCCGGTGTACCTAGGCCCACGAGAAGACATCCGCGCGGAGGAATGCACCACCGCCCAGCTCAAGTACCAGCCCGAAGCGGTTGCGCTCTGAGGGGTTGCCTCGCAGCCCACATCCACATGCCAAGCCCGCCTCCCAGTGGAAGGCGGGCTTAACTTCATCCCTCTGCATCGCCATGAAGATCACCTCCATCATCCATCCCATCCTCTGGCTCCTGCTGATGGGCCTCACGACCTCGTGCGGACGCCGACCACCTCCGCCGGAGTCCAGAGGCCCTGAGGCTTCCGGGATGCCAGCCATCTCAGTGGAGAACCTCGTTCACCAGAACGCTGTCTTGCAAGAACAACTCCAAACGGAAAGGGAACTGCACCGAAAAACAGTGCAGCGCCTCGCGTTGGAACAGTCCTGGCGCAACCGATGGCAGACCGCGGCCTTCATCGCCGGCGTTGCCGTGGTGCTGGCATTGCTCATCGGCATGAGCCTCGGTTCTGATACTCGAAAGGAGGCGGAAAACAGCTATGACAACGCCTCCTGACAACGAACCTCCCCGCGAGGTTCCGAATCGTGAAGCGTGGTCACTGGCCATCTCGCGGTGGAAATTGTCGGCCACACCGCTGACGCCACCACGCGTGGATCGTTCGCTTGCCCGGCACGGCCATCTGGCTCGCTCGGCCACGGTCCTGCGTCACACCCTGCACCAGATCGAATTCTGGCTGTCCCCCAACGGCCTGTTTCGCGAATGGTGCCGTCGCAGCCTGCTGCTGGCACTGTTCATCGCGGTGCCACTGCTGTGCTTCACCCCCTTGGTGACGGTGTTCCTGGAACATCTCATCACTTGGTCGGCAGCCCTGCTGCAGATCTGCTCCAATCTGGCGCAGATCCCGGGACGCTTCAGTGCAGGCATGCTCATCGCCCTCACCGGCGGACTGCTACTGCGCTGGCTTCTGCGCCACTGAACCCACATCGCGGTTTCTCAACTCTCGCCAATGCCGTCCTTCGCGGTGGCATCCGCGTTTTTGTGCCCACCCCAACCCTTCAACCAAAACAGAAAGGACAACCTCATGAATCCGATTTCCCTCCCCCTCAACGAACTCAAACCCGCGCTCACCGGCTTGAGCAAAGTCATCAATCGCCACGCCACCCTGCCCATCCTCGGCGGTATCCAGGTGGAACGCACCTCCGACGGCTGGGTGTGCCTTACCGCCACCGACCTCGACCGATTCGTGACCATGCGCCTCGAACAGCCCGACCAGGGCGGTCCCTGCACCATGGTGGTTTCTTTTGAAGACCTCCATCGCCTTAGCAAGAACTGTGGCAAAGGCGATACCCTGCGACTGGAACCGGCATCCGTAGACACTGCGCTGCTCAAGTTCCCCCTGGCGGCACAGACCGGTGAGGCCAAGATCCGGGCCTTCCCGGTCGGCGAGTTTCCCGAAGTGCCCAAGCTCAAAGGCGAGCCCATCTCGCTCACT is a genomic window containing:
- a CDS encoding c-type cytochrome domain-containing protein, which gives rise to MKAITATLLLLFGTLSAAEPPVDFARQIKPIFADRCIMCHNSQTLLGELNLQNRELAMKKRKNGPVIVPNDPEKSPLYLTLTLPPSERKAMPATAHRLPKDEIKFIRRWIEEGAKWPSGKDGAIEARPASPNGR
- a CDS encoding RecB family exonuclease; its protein translation is MSARTTNAATTASTPGAGARSEKEIIAELLQTVSASRLTLFLQCRLKFFFRYVLSIPKPKAPALHVGNAVHAALKARNRARWLQQPLSLKALHDSYSAAWTDESEGKVDWAGAEAEEKAIGWRLFETYLREHPLPEDLKPDAIEVSIEADLREHGLPRLVGILDLVLQSRIIDYKTSSTTPNPERVAHTHEVQTSGYAVLYRHNTGQRELGLELHHLVKLKNPKVVVTLMPPMSDEQQTRLFHLMDAYQTGLQRGDFVPSPGMQCACCEFFNECRRWK
- a CDS encoding WGR domain-containing protein; the encoded protein is MESISLYYREGASDKVYEASIVPKGDGYVVTFAYGRRGSTLNAGTKTPTPLGYDEAKRTFDKLVREKTAKGYQVAAGGGSVSAAALPANAKAPTGIHCQLLNPVEEEKVQKLLSHPDWWLQEKIDGRRLLIRKEGSTITGINRLGQETALPQTMVESALTCTADFILDGEGVGDVLHVFDALSLHGGDLRHVGFAERFVRLSKFLKVSIPPHFKLVNVACQLNAKQETFTRLQREHREGAVFKHMMAPYTPGRPASGGMQLKHKFCETASFIVTKPNPKRSVSLLLFDGDRVVPAGNVTIPPNHDVPAPGTIVDCRYLYAFRESGSIYQPVYLGPREDIRAEECTTAQLKYQPEAVAL